GTTCATAGAAATTGAAGAAATAGCAATAAACATGTTAATtaaatgagatagataaattataataGGAAATCTACATGAGTGTATCTGAGTTGCACATGAACGTAAAATAAATGAATTCTGGAGGttgcaataataaatataaaaattacgtATATTACTGAGGAGGATGCACTTGTtaagtagatgggtagatagatagaaagaaaggaaaggttggaagaaatgagagagagagagaagagaagaagaagaagaagaagaaggaagaaagaagaagaagaagaagagaagaagaagaagaaagaagaagtgaagaaagaagaagaagaagaagaagaagaagaagagagagagagagagagagagagagagagagagagagagcgaaagagagaaagagagagagacagttgatAAGTTAGGAAATAAATTCCAAGGGTCCCGACATAGAcaatgatagagagacagataggcaaatagatatacagataaacagatagacagatagagaacctggagaaaaagaagaaaagctaaTAGAAATTCCATTCTGCAACATTCCAGATGCGTTTTGCTCCCGGTTGGGCAAATTTTAGAAGTAATTTTCCTAAATTAAAAactgaaaaagaagggagagaggaaatgcatCGATGGAATATCGAAAAACAATATGTACAGTCAGCGTATTGCATTGATGTATAATTTCACGCTTTCcctatacatctgtctgtctcatgttcctccatccatctccgccccccctctctctgtctctctcttcctctttctctctctgtctctctcactctctttctctctctctctctctcattctctctctctctctctctctctctctctctctccctcctttcctccttccctccctccctccctccctccctcctccctccctccctccctccctccctccctcctccctccctccctcccttccttcctccctccctccctcccactcttcctctctctctctctccattccatcctctctccattccccctttcttcgaAACATCACAGAAATCCAGTTATTCTTATTCCTTCccccttatttccccctttcttccttacttgCCCTGCTCTGTCATTCTGCCAAGAGGAATCCTCCCAAAGAATGCAGAATCATTTTATTGCAGGATCGACTGAATTCTGACAGGCACAGATGACATGGGACGATGCCAATGGGTTGTCATAGTTTCTATTGAACTTCGTAGAGTCAAGGCGAGTCGATGTGACTGTAGAAGTTTGCTCATTTCCGCCTAAAACgtggaagagaaagcgaaaaggagagggaggaagatggaaagataaGATTGAgtcgaggaaaaaagggggaggagcgaTGTGAGGGAtgccaaatatatacatatgtataaatacaaacatatttagAATGTAAGataaatacatcaatacatataaatatgcatattatgtatatgtatacatacatatatacacacacacacacacacatatgtgtgtgtgaatgtggttataattgttcttgtatgtgtgtttgcgtgtatttaagcaatcgtatgtaaatatatatatatatatatatatatatatatatatatatatatatatatatatatatatatatagtttgacaAAGaacataatcacacaaacacacacgggtaCATTTGCgtatatagagaaaagaagaaagatactgaaacagacaaacaaacaaacaaacataaaagagaccctttaaaaaaaataacaaccaaacaGCCAAACATAAAAGAGACAATTAATAATAACTTCCTTATTCGAAATCAATTCCAAAGTTTCCGGGTCACTTGAGTGGCATTAAGATCGTCTTGTGAGAGAGCGATGAAAATTCAAGTCTTTCCGAAGTAATTCTCCCACAATGACGCTAAGATGACAGCTGACGACTGACGGCATGgtaacagccagagagagagagagagagagagagagagagagagagagagagagagagagagagggagagagggagagggagagggagagggagagggaagagggagggagagggagaaggagagggggagagagagaaagagagagagagagagagagaagaaagaacaagagaaagagaaagatagagaagagagagagagagagaataagagagaataagagaatgagagagagagagaggagggcgagagggagaaagggagaaagggaaagaaaggaaaagaaagagagagagagacgggggtgggggagagagagtaaaggcgaaaagagatagaataagagaggtGGTTTATGTGGttagaatgaagggagggagaatttagggatagaaaaagaaagaaagaaaaacaataaggaaaataaggggaaaggggagaaacaaatgcttaaaaaaaacggaaatgaataaaaaaaaaacacaaataaaaaaacaaaaacaaaggaacccaagacaaaacaaacagcaaaaaagcaaggaaaaaggggaaaagaacacTCCACCCTTTCGAGACAcagacgaggggaaaggggagcgaaGGAAACGCACAGAGAGGACGTGGCGAAGGAAAAcccgaaagagggaaagaggggagaaggttgAGTCCGCAGTGGAAATGACAGGACGATTCCGAAAGGAGGACTGGCGTCTgctggcgaggggagaggaaactCGTcttggagaggggaaaaaaaagaggaggaggggcaggatgtGGTGGACACGCGAAGGggctgaagaaaataataaatgagaaaatacgtGGCGTTACGGAGGATGTGacagtaaaaaagagaagagaaaagagagagagagagagacagacagagagagagagagagagagagcgagagagagagagagagagagagagagagagagagagagagagagagagagtgagtgagtgagtgagtgagagagagagagagagagagagagagagagagagagagagagagagagagagagagagagagagagagaaagagagagagagagagagagagaaagagaaagagagattgagagagagagagagagagagagagagagagagagagagagagagagagagagagagagagagaaagagagaaagaaatagacagatagatagagagagaataagaagggggGTTCATGCAAAACCTACGCACATTTTTTCGTTAATTGACACATCAAAAGAATATGAAGATAATTTGCATCAACCAgatatgacatgacatgacatcacTATATCTCATGCAGTTGCACGATAAGGAAAACCAGATACGGCTTGTATTTTATGACGTAAATGATGctttatagagatatataaaaaactaTAACTCTTTACCCCTCTTTATGGCTAAGAAAATTCATGCTGGGATATATGAAGGTTAATACTTAtcggtctatctctgtctgtctatctaatggGTTCTTTACAACGCTTCTATCTGCCCAGTCACAAAGATTGACActcgtataattttttttatttctttctccctcatgagctactgaaaaataagaataaaagaagggaatgatggtgattgagaagaagaaagggggaaatgtgtagagaagacgacgacgaagaagatacaaacaaaaacagatgaaaaggaagaagaaagccgAAAATGacgagaaaaagtggaagaaaataaggaaaaggaagaaccacaaagaagaaaaaagaattagagaaaacaaaataagaccAAGAAGAGAGAATaccaaaaaaagaagacgaaaaccaaaaacaaaacaccaaaacaacaacccctacccccagaaaaataataaataaaaaaaaaaaaaaagccaaaacctCGCCTTGGACGGAGTGAGcgaactacccccctcccccacccctccacatccccacccccacccccttcccccttcccacggCCTGCCATTATACACTAGCACAAAGAGCGCCTTGAACCATGTGATCATTCCTATAAAGCGGCTTAATTCATGCCGGGCGGGTCAATGTCCTGTGATATGTCCCGCCGATCTTTCCTGGgactttttttttgagattttttatttatctatttatttatctctttatttatttatttatttatttatttattgttctctcGTGATATATCAGATTTGTatcggaggggaaggagaatgtaaGGGGGATTTGGAGGTTTTgagatattttatttatctatttatttatttatttatttatttgttgttctcTCGTGATATATCAGATTTGTatcggaggggaaggagagagtaagggggattgagaggtaaagggaggaggtgggagagatgagaggggagactatgaggggttggagggtaaaggaagggagtaagtaagggagaaagtaagggggattgagaggtaaagggagtgggtgggagagatgagaggggagactAAGGGGGGTTGCAGGGTAAAGGAgacatgagaggaagaggagagagagggatggagggaaggatcgggagagaaagaggtgcagtgatagaggggaaaagggagggagggagggagggagggagagagggaaaagaaatggagagtgaaggaggatgggagaaagggagggagggagaaagagagagagagaaagagagagagagagagagagagagagagagagagagagagagagagagagagagagagagagagagagagagagagagagagagaaagagagagagagagagagagagagagagagagagagagagagagagagagagagagagagagagagagagagagagaaagagagagagagagagagagagagagagagagagagagaaagagagagagagagaaggggtggggggcgagattgatataaagagagcgagagaaaaagagatagacagacagatagagagagacagagagtgtgtgagaaagaagaaaaggaaagagagatgcaaACCCGAAGACCTTCTTAAAGCCGAAACACCACACGATACAATCTATCTCCATGTACGTCCTTCCCTCAGTCTGAATAGATACTaatccatacacacgcacacacacatacgcacatacggaaCAAATTAACACACGCCTCATTAACTCATAGCCAATATTATCACTAAAAACAAAGCAGTTTCGCCTCTCACAATAACACCACAATGGAAGCGATAAAAACACGGTCTCTACAATACTTCCCTCACTTTCGCCTCACATTCCCCTAACATTTTCCGCTACATCCGAGACCGAAAACGACAGACCGGGAAAAGTGATTATTTTCCAGGGGAAAAAATACATTTTGAAATATTCAAAGCATTAATTTTTATCATGGGATGTATGTGAATAGATacagactaaaaagaaaaaaaatattggggtACTGTATATTTGGAGTAAAGCATGTGAGGgtttatgtatgcacgtgtgagtgtgtgtgtgtgtgtgtgcgtgtgtgcgtgtgtgtgtgtgtgtgtgtgtgtgtgtgtgtgtgtgtgtgtgtgtgtgtgtgtgtgtgtgtgtgtgtgtgtgtgtgtgtgtgtgtgtgtgtgtgtgtgtgtgtgtgtgtttgtgtgtgtgtgtgtgtgtgtgtgtgtgcgcgcgcgtgtgtgtgtatgtgtgtgtgcatgcgtgtgtatgcatgcatgtatatgtttgcatacccTTTTATACACTCACGCTGTAAATTCACGAATTCGTATATGTCTGTCACGTATTCATACAGCGTCAAGCACATGTCCGAACGCAACTGATGAATTCCCCTACACCCATTTCCCACGTGAAGCCGCGATGGTCATCCAACCCATAGTAAATGAATAGGTTTATGGTCTTAACCGCACCACGGGTTTAGCATTATCTTGTCATTAAATCCTTTCATATATCACGGGAGATTACCTGGCAGACTCAAATTAGACTGAACGGCTGGCTATTTTTCCCACGGGGGGTAATTTGGTTCTGTGCTTATAcatgatttttaattattatttttcccttctttatgtATTCACTCTCTCCTGTTATGGCCTTTGgggtttttatgtatttttcgtcGGGTGGTTTGGCGTTCGAAGGATTATTGTGCTcggatttttattatatatggaaTATTAGAGAATAaaacggttctctctctctctttgtacctacctgtctatctttccatctctctctctctctctctttacctacctattcatctatctatccatctctctctcgctacatctctctctctctctctctctctctctctctctctctctctctctctctctctctctctgtgtctctctctctctctctgtgtctctctctctctctgcatctctctctctcttatctgtctacctatctatttagatttctatctattcatctatgtctatttatctaactatctgctcacctatctatctatctatacatctctctctctctcacacacttacaaacacatatacacaagtaccaatgcaaacacacacatatatgtgagccCTTCTTTTACAGCATGTTAAAGTTAGGGAATTAATCTTTAAGATACTTTGTTAACACCATTCTTTCCAATGCTTAATTGCAAAACCGATAAACGAGTTTCAGTTCTTTCAGCATTCTTCAGCCACTGATTAATGTTCTTCAATTTTCTTCACTTTCAGGTCCCGCTGAGTGACGCTAGGATTCCAAGGAGCCAATCAATGACCCCACGTCTGAAGGAGATGGAATGGCGGACGAGTCGAAGAAATTCATAGGCTTGTGAAATTTGTGGAACGTCGTGGACCATTTTTTTTTGCCCTCTTTGTCGGCAGTGTTCCAGGTCTTGTTCACGGTTCCAAGGCAGATAGAACATTTTAACGTTTATTAAAGGCATTCTAGGTCGCTGGTTTCATTTCCagtttcctttccccccttttctcctgttCCCCTACACCGACGTTTGCCAGGAAGGAGGACATGAAATCGGGCTTCGAAGATTTTTGaagacttttttatctttttatagtgATTGGTGATCCGGTTATAAAACGTAGATTTCTGGCTTTAGCGTAATGATGTGAGTGATATTAGATCATATGCCATCGCGGGAGAGAGCCAATAGGATTACTGAACTGACAGTGTTTGTGGCGTCAGTGTGCAATGGCGTTTTAACATTCGTTTGTTTAGAGACAAAATGAACTCAAGGACGCACCTGGGAGCACCCATGATCCGAAGATCTCTCCGCTGGGCCTGGttttgggcgtgggtgtgggcgggggtggtgtGCGGCACGGGCGGCGAGTGTCCGAAGCCGTGTCAGTGCAAATGGCGGGACGGAAAGGAGACGGTGTCCTGTCCCGACGCCGAGTTCATCGACATCCCGCGCGGCCTGGATCCCTCGACGCAGGTGCTCGACCTCAAGAAGAACAACCTGCAGATCCTGCCGCGAGACGCCTTCGTCGACACCGGCCTCGTCAACCTGCAGAAGGTGTGGCTCAACTTCTGCAACCTGAAGCACATGGACAGCGGGGCCTTCAATAAGCTGGCCAACTTGGTGGAGCTTGACCTGAGCCACAACCTCCTGCGCGCCGTTCCTTCCGAGGCCCTCAAGGATGTGCCTGGACTAAGGGACCTGAGACTCGCCCACAATCATTTAGAGACTCTGTTAGACGCGGCGTTTACTCCGACGCCAGACCTCGTCCGCCTGGACCTCTCCTTCAACCTCATCGCCAGTGCTAATGAGCGTGCTTTCCGTGGCCTTACTCGTCTAGAAGTCCTGAAGCTGTCTGGTAATAAATTCACCACGTTGCACGCCAGTGTCGTCTTGCCTTTAGTTGCAATCCACGAGCTGCACATGGACGGCAATCCGTGGCACTGCGATTGCGCTCTGCGGCCTCTGCGGGAGTGGATGGTCGAGCGGAACGTTGCCTTCTCAGAGCCGCCCTCCTGCCTGAGGCCGAAGCGCCTGCAGGATCACCACTGGCAGACTCTCACCCTTGACGAATTCGTGTGCGTTCCAAAGGTCGCCGCTGTCGCCCCCCGGGTGCTGGCTGCCCACGGGGAGAACGTGTCCCTCGCCTGCCGCATCGAAACGGACATAGACGCCGTCGTGACCTGGCTGCTCGGCGACCGCCCGCTCCAGAACGGGAGTGACTCTCAGCGCTATCGCATGCTAGACCTCGTGTTGCCGAACCAAGCAACCCGCTTTTCGAACCTCACCATCGCTGGCGCCGCCCCTCGGGACCAAGGGACATACCGCTGCGTGGCCGAGAACAAAGCGGGCGTCGTCGAGACCAACCTCACCCTGCAGGTGTCCAACGAGATCGCTGAAGTCCGGCTGGTGACGATGGACCGAGTCTTCATGACCGGGGGACTCCTGAGCGTCGTCGCCGTGATGgtgttcatccttttcctcctcgtcgtcctcctcttccgcaAGCGACAGCGCGGCCGACGGAGAGGCCCAGAAACGGAGAACAAGACGGAGACGCCGCAGTCTTCTCAAGGGCACGCAAGCAACTCGAGCGAATCCCACCCGAAACTCGCCGACTACCACATCGTCCCCACCAACGACATCGACGAGCCCTCGCCGCTACCCACGCACTCGGACAAGTCGTGGATGCTGCGGGACGCGTCCGTCGACGACTTCCCCTCGACGAAGGAGCTGGAGAAGTCCAACCTCTACGCCGAGTCGGACCAGAGACGGCTGCAGAAGCCCCTGCCGGACCGAAACGGGAAGCAGACCTCGCCCAGCACGGTGTCCTACGTCGAGATCCCCAAGTCGGAGCTGGCGGTCACGCAGGACGGCGGAGTAGAGGACCGCCTGCACTGGAAGGACCAAGGCTTCGACAGCAAAGAGGGCTTGCTGCGGAAGGGCTGCGGCCAAATGGGGTCTCAGCTGTCCATGGGCAGTGGCGGCCACTACCCGGACCTGTTAGACTTGCCATACACACAGCAACAATTACAACACCTTCAaggccagaaagagagaggatcgcCATTACAATTATTAAACTCTGCCTATGGCACCATTTCTAGGAAGTAAGTATTCGCTTTCGAACATTTTTGAGGAAACATTTCTTTCAAGTCAAATGGGaaatacacaatcatatacaATCCTTCCCccattatctgttatcattaatcCACCACACACAAAATCGGTAATTGAACATTATAATTAAATCTACATAGACTTAACAgcatccatttccctccctctcagcccccGAGGAGGATACGGCGGGCTGCACACCTCGTCTACCGTGGAGGACCATCCCTACGCTGAGTCCTCCTTCACGCTGCCTGCATCAGACCGTTACAGGCAAGGAGGACTGTgcgttgattgactgattgatagattgatagtttGATAGACTGAAAGATTAATAGAtggattgattaattgattggctgatagacagacagacagatagatagacagaataatatagatagacagacagatagatagatataatgaaaaatatagatagatagacagatagaatgaaagatatagatagataaacagatggaatgaaagatatagatagatagacagatagagagagagagttaaatatatgaacaaaatgtACACCTATTATgtgaacttacacacacacacaaataaaaaaaaatcctaaaccaCAAGAGACGG
This genomic interval from Penaeus vannamei isolate JL-2024 chromosome 35, ASM4276789v1, whole genome shotgun sequence contains the following:
- the LOC113824905 gene encoding uncharacterized protein, whose protein sequence is MNSRTHLGAPMIRRSLRWAWFWAWVWAGVVCGTGGECPKPCQCKWRDGKETVSCPDAEFIDIPRGLDPSTQVLDLKKNNLQILPRDAFVDTGLVNLQKVWLNFCNLKHMDSGAFNKLANLVELDLSHNLLRAVPSEALKDVPGLRDLRLAHNHLETLLDAAFTPTPDLVRLDLSFNLIASANERAFRGLTRLEVLKLSGNKFTTLHASVVLPLVAIHELHMDGNPWHCDCALRPLREWMVERNVAFSEPPSCLRPKRLQDHHWQTLTLDEFVCVPKVAAVAPRVLAAHGENVSLACRIETDIDAVVTWLLGDRPLQNGSDSQRYRMLDLVLPNQATRFSNLTIAGAAPRDQGTYRCVAENKAGVVETNLTLQVSNEIAEVRLVTMDRVFMTGGLLSVVAVMVFILFLLVVLLFRKRQRGRRRGPETENKTETPQSSQGHASNSSESHPKLADYHIVPTNDIDEPSPLPTHSDKSWMLRDASVDDFPSTKELEKSNLYAESDQRRLQKPLPDRNGKQTSPSTVSYVEIPKSELAVTQDGGVEDRLHWKDQGFDSKEGLLRKGCGQMGSQLSMGSGGHYPDLLDLPYTQQQLQHLQGQKERGSPLQLLNSAYGTISRNPRGGYGGLHTSSTVEDHPYAESSFTLPASDRYRSASALNLALGEASSPDYTHRPPVRHQLSLPDSSPILTAHERTLRNLMAAHRADFPEGGAVGGVGKLDASSDPCRFEYHAAQLEKFLMEYRSLQEQLYRMKESYEAQQRAGSLSRIDTIPESGGGALDESPPPPAEEDSSTSKLPRYAREDPGILPGSILSAAEPLRSILKKRYDEGARALPSPYSKSAYYGDDQHLLFGAPSFVELAAAQKQYPEHDS